The genome window ATGAGAGCATTTGAAATAGAATCATATGGAGAAGCTGATGTATTACAAGAATTTAATTTACCACTACCTGAGATAACAGATGAAGAAGTATTAATTGAAGTTGAAAATACAGGTATTAGCCCATACGATTGGCATGTTAGACGAGGTGAACAAGAAGGGAAAATTGATTACCCTATACCGCTCATTTTAGGATGGGATATATCAGGCGTTATACGTAAAGTCGGCTCAAAAGTAACAGATTTAACAGTAGGTACACCAGTTATTGCAACACAACAACTTGATAAAAACGGTGGTTATGCAGAATTTGTGGCCATTAATCAAAACACAGTTGTTAAAAAACCTGAATCATTATCTTTTGAAGAAGGTGCGACAATTCCAATTAATGGTTTGACTGTCTATCAAGCGTTAATAAAATATGGTGAAATGCAACACGGCGATAAAGTATTAATACATAGTGGCGCAGGTGCAGTAGGTATATTTGGCATTCAATTAGCTAAAGCTAAAGGTGCCTATGTAGCAACTACTGCAAGTACACACAACCATGAATTTTTAAAATCAATTGGGGCAGATGTTACCATTGACTACAATACAGAACGTTTTGAAGATTATGTACATGATTATGACATCGTCCTTGATACACAAGCAGGAGAAACACTTGAACGTAGTTATGATGTATTGAAACCTGGAGGCAGACTAATATCTATACGCGGACAAGTTAATAAAAAGAAAGCAGAAAGTAAGGGAATTACAGCATATTTCACATGGACAGAATTAAATCGTCAAGATTTAATAGAAGTTGTTAATTTATATGGATATGGTGTTGTCAAAGCTTACTTCGAAGCTATTTTCCCACTATCTTTTGTTCGAGAAGCTCATAAATTAAGTGAAAATGGTCATTCTAGAGGGAAAATTGTAATAAATAATAAATCATAATATATGATTTATTATTTAAATTAACATAACCGATGATTATCAGAAGTCCATTACAAGTAAAAAGGAGCACCAAGTATGTAAACTTGGTGCTCCTTTTTACTTGTAATTAGTTACCAAACAAACGACTCCAGAAGCCTTTTTTAGGTTGCGTTTCTTCATTCTTTTCTTCTACATCATTATCTTTATCATTTGAATTAGATAGAATATCTTCTTTTGGTGCTCTTTCATCGCTTTGACTTTCAGATATATCCTCATGTTGAATCTCTGATTCTTTGTCTTCTTTTTGGTCTTGATTAATATTTACAAAATCAGAAGTATACGTTGCTTCTTGTGCATCAACGTTTTGTTTATAATTAGTCGATGTATCAAAGGAGTAATTAAGTTGTCTTTCTTCTTCTAATTGATTCTCTAATTTTTGAATCTTTTTATTACTTTCTAAAGCTAATATTTGTTGGTTTTCTAATAGTTTATTCAGTGTGTTAACATTACTATTTTGTTGATCTAACTGCTTTGTTAAATTCTCAATGTACTTCTCATCATTTTTAGACCTTGTTTCAAAGATTTCAATTTGCTTTTCCAATTCATTTACTTTTGTTTTTAATGTGTCAGAAGAATTTAAATTACCATCTTCTAAATTCTTAATTTTTGTAATACTTTCGTTAGGTATTTCTTTACTATTGTAAACTTTATTTTGCGGTGTATTTTCTTTTTTTGTTATTTTATTTACAATTCTTAAGCAATCATTCTCATTAATATAATTAACACCATTTTCTTTTTCAAAAATAATATCCAAACTTTTAGCATTATTAACAATCGTTTGCTTAGTTACATTCAATTCGTCAGCTAACATTTTAATAGTTTTCATAATGTCCCTCACTTTAGGTACCTAATTCACCACCTAATTTTACCACCTAATTTTATTTTTTTCATCCCTTATCGCCTATATTTACTGCCTAATAAGTACATAAACGACCTAATTTAGTACCTATAAGTAGCTAACGCCACCTAAATTTACTACCTAATTAAATATAGTTAGTTTATCATATATAAAATGTTGTTCTAACTATATTTAAAACGCTTTATATACTACTTTAAAAGTGTTAATATTATTTTATGAAATTAAAAGAGCCAATGCTATTGGCGTAGCATCGGCTCTGGTAATAAAAACGATTTGCGTTCGTTTATTTATATATTTTTTTGATACTTGTATTATATATATCTAACCATCTAAGTGCAAGCACAAAACATATAACTTACGTGAAAATTGTTTTATTACCTCAACTCTAAACAAAAAGAAATGAGGTTTTTATTATGTCTAACTTTAAAAAAATATCTGCAAGTGAATTTGAAACATTACGTTTTTATCAACTACCAAAATTTTTATTTGAAGATGAATATTTTTCTAAAATGCCTACAGAAGCCAAAGTAATGTATGCTTTATTAAAAGATCGTTTTGAACTATCACGATTAAATAACTGGGTTGATTCAGAAAATAATATTTATCTTTTATATACAAATAAACAGCTATGTGCAATTTTAAATTATGCTGAACCAAAAATTATTAAGTTAAAAAAAGAGTTGGAAAAGTACAATTTGATTATAAATGAAAGACAAGGTTTAAATAAGCCTAATAGAATTTACTTACTTGAGCCCACATATGACAAGGAACTAATAAATTTTAAGTTCCAGAACAAAGAAAACATTAGTTCTGGAACTAATGAATCATCAGTTCAAGAGCTAACAAATTCTAAGTCAAATGATACTAAGTTTAATAATACTGACTATATTGAAACTGAGAATAATGATACGAATGATTTGAATGATACAAATAACAATATTTCTACAACTAACAATCATTCGAATCATACAAATCATCAAAACATTGAATTTAATAATGATGCTTTAAAATTCCAATTACTTGAAGAATTACCAAATCAAATTAAAGATTATTTAAGTAATTTTGAAATTAGAGAAATTCGTATTATTAAAAGTGTTTTACTTAAAGGGAAAAAATCGTTTAATAACGCCCATGATACATATTATCGTTTAGAAGACGTGGAGTTCGAACTTGTCAGTGTCTTAAAACGTTTTAAAGCGATGTTGCTACAGAAAAATGAAACGGTTGAAGCTATGCAGGGTTATTTGATGCAATCGATTAAAGCTGAGCTTGAAGAAATACATGCACTTAATATGCGCCGTCAAAACATGACTAAGTACAATATCTTTAACGAATAATTCAAATGATCTTACAGCAATCAAAGAGACTTCAAAATACTCGGTTAAGTCATCTGATTTTTTAACTGATGATGACGAAAAAAATCAAGAAATCGTAAATGATTTAGAAAAAGGTTTATACCGAAAACGTATGTTGAGTTATGGTGGTTTGCTAAAACAAAAACATAAAATTTTAAATTTAGACGATGCCGAAGATGGTAATTTGATTAATACAAGTGACGAAGATAAAACAACTGACGAAGAAGAAAAAGCACATTCAATTACGGCAATTTGGAATTTTGAAAAACAAAATTATTACTTGAAAAATTTGAAACGTTAGCTTAAAAGCTAGCGTTTTTTATGCTTTTTTGCCCCTGCGGGAACTATAGCGTTCAACCAGCATGGTTGCCCAGTTTTTACGCAAAAAATAATTTTGTGCGTAAATGGGCAGTGTCTAAAAAATTCAACACTGGTTTTGCTCAAATTTTAGTTGGTGTAATTAAAATATATTTATTTGGCTCACATTTGCGTTTTAAGAGCTTATATACGTTTTTAGGTATAAAACTATATGAATTCCCCCTAAATCTTTAAAATGCCCCCTTAAAATTCAAAATAAAGGTATTTAAAATTTTAAATAGTTCTTGTGATAAAGTTTGCTAAAAAGGAGTGTTTTATTTTTATGACTATCAAACAGATTGTGAATGATTTATTAAATAAAAAATGGTCTTTAGAAGATTTGTTTTGGTTAATTTTAATGTGTGTAATATTTAGTACTTTTACTACACCATTTTTAGGTATTCCGATTGGAGTTATTGCTTACTTTTTCTTTTTTTATAAAGATGATGATTTTGATGAGATAGCAGAAAAATATGATTATCAAGACGAGAATAAGAAATAGACCACGCATTTATGCCGAGAAAATTTATTGTGCGTTGAGAAGAACCCTTAACTAAACTTGCAGACGAATGTCGGTATAGCGTGAGCTATTAAGCCGACCATTCGACAAGTTTTGGGATTGTTAAGGGTTCCGAGGCTCAACGTCAATAAAGCAATTGGAATAAAGCAACTGACATATATTTTCAAGAATTGTAGGGGGGATGGATGTGTTTGAAAAATTGGATGTTATAAATTCTGCACCATTGGATATTTTGTTATTAGCAAATCCATCTAAGGAGTTGTTGTTGAAACATCTTGAGAGTGGAGAATGCTTTGTTTATAAAAATAATTTTGAAGTTTTAGGGTGTTATATTTTGAAAGAAATTAACAAAAATAGAGTTGAGCTTCTTGATATAGCTGTTAGAGAGAATAAACAGGGGCTCGGTATAGGTAAAAAAATGCTGTCTCATCTGTTTAACTACGTTAAAGAGAGTGGATATACAGAAATTATTGTTGGGACTGGTAATTCAAGTATAGGACAAATTGCTTTTTATCAAAAAGCAGGTTTTAGAATGTTTGAAATAGATTTTAATTTTTTCGAAAGAAATTATAGTGAAAATATTTATGAAAATGGAATTTTATGTAGAGATATGATTAGGTTTTTGAAACGAGTGTGAACGAGTTTCTTCTTGTCTTGATATTATATAGAAATAACGTTCTTTTTGAAATAGGCATTCATCGATAAAATCGATGAATGCCTATTTATTTACTGACTTAATAATTTTTTAACTTTTACTTTTCAAATAGTCTTAAAAGACTTAAACAAGCCCATAAAACTAAAATAAAGAGTATATAAGGGACGATATAAGCGATATACCATAAGTAGCCCCATACTGATTGTGTATGTGTAATCGTATGATGTAAGGCACTGTACATGTTATCAATACCTAAAACGTTTCCAATCGGACCAGTCACAATGGAAACTAAGGCCATTAATAAAATAACGAAGTATAGGGCACCAATACCATGCGTCATACTTTTGATACTTGATTTAAACGTACTATTCAACTTTTGATTTTCTTTTAAACTGTTGTTCAATACTTCATGATGTTCTTGGTTGGCCATTCGAATCCCTTTAAGATCCTCATACATCCCATCTTTTTCTTGTCTAAACGCCTTTGCGACATCCTCAGTTATATGTTTGGTATCAATTTTTGCTAACATTTGATTGGAAATTTTAATCACTTTGGTTTCTGTTTTATCTAAGTAGTTTTTAAAGTTCAAGGTCGAAGCCTTTAGTTCGCTTACTAATTGTTGGTTCTGATTCGATCTGTTTTGCTCTTGCTGCTCGAGCTCGATCATCCTGTTCCCGAGCTTCGCGTTCTGCTCTTTCAGTTCGTTCACGACGTTTTCGTTCATTGAAGAGGGTTTGGGTTGATTGGTCGAAAGCTGACCAGTTAAGCGTTGTTCTAGGTTGTCTATGCGGTGATTGATCTTTTGGAGTTCGTTCAGGAGTTGTTGATTTTGATTCGTATTTTCTTCTTCTACGTTGTTTCTCGGCTTCAAAGCCATGTGAAATGCCTCCTTTGTCATAAAAATCTCCTAGTTTGCTGCCACGTACTTTTTTATCTGCTTCTATATGTCTATAAGTGATGGTTTTATCCGTCACACGTTCAACAATGATGCCTTTCGGACGTAATTGTTCTTGAAAACTTTCCATATCTGTCGCTTGTGTTTCATCAACGGCTAATCGGATATCATTTTTCCATGATGATTTCCCTTTATCTATGAGATTTTGTTCAGCTTGGGTGTAGCGCATCTCTGCTTGGTTGTTGGGGATGGATAAACCATGATGTCGGCATACCACATCATTTGCTTGTCTGACGTCTTTAAGTGCTTGTTTATTATTATTGAATTTTTTCCCTGTTTCTAAGTTGATGGCATTAATCACGATATGATTATGTACATGATCGGTATCACTATGCGTATAAATCGCCACTTGATGATCAGGCGCTATTTTTTCGGCTAGTTCTAAACCGAGTGCATTACACTGTTCAGGGGTCACTTCTCCTGGTTTGAATGACTGGATAATCACATGACCTTGGTTGCCGTCTGTTTTACCGTAAACTTCGCGAGAAGCTTTAAACGCACTTTTCGCATAATCGATGTCGCAATTTAAACCACTTTTTTCCTCAGCGCGTTTTTCTGCATAGTTAATGGCTCGTGATGTTGATTTCGTAGCACTTATTTTAGTTGTTGCCATATATGATTCAACTCCTCACGCATGATGGCGATATCTTGTTGCATTTGTTCCATATTTGCGCGTTCGCCATACGTATTTAAAGCTTTCGCGATTTGGTTTAAGTTGCTCCCCAACTTACCCATATCTTTGGCCATCGATTGGCGCGTGACTTTGTCTAATTTGGGCGCCACTAATCGAGCCCCTTGTGCTTTGTTTTTAACAAACAAAGGCACACTCATATTCAAAGTTTCAGCCGAAGCCTGTAACTTTGAATATTCGGATTCGCTCACACGAAAACTAATTTGTTTCGGTGCCTTGCGGTCGGGGATTTGGTTTTTCCCGACAGCTTCGTTACCTTCAGTCATTGTTTTACGTTCGCTCACAATTCCACCTCGCTTTCTAACGAAAGACACGTTGTTCCGTTGATTGTATTATAACATAATACAATCTTCCTCACATCGTTTCAGAGGTTTGGCAAGCAATGGGAATGCTAGCCACTTCGTGCCTAGATACCCTGCTTGTTGGTGGATAAATCCCCCAAGCCCCTTGGGATTTTTTCTGCGAAAAAATAGCAAATACTCATGAGTATTTGCTTAGTGGAACGCGCAAAAATGTGCGCGTTAAACAGTGAGTAATTACTAATTATTTAAATGAAGTTTAATATTAGTAATTACTCATTAAATATCCCCTCATATGTTAAAATAGTAACTAAGCAATCACTCAATAAAAATAGTGTTTATTTTTTGAGTATTTACTTAGTTATGGAGGGGATATCAATGCCAAATCAAAATCATAAAAAAGCTAAAACAATCAATATCAATTTAACTGAAGCCGAGTACGAAAAAGTAAAGCAACTTGCTGAAATCAGAGATTTAAATCCAACGGCATATACACGACTTACTGCATTAGGTAATCGGATTAAACCGACGGTTGTATATCCTGCCGATGAACGCATTGATGCACTTGAAAAAGAGAATCAAGATCTTAAAAAGCAACTTATGGCAGGTTATGGTCAATATGAAGTGACAAGAGAAGATTTCGATAATCTAGAAGAGCAATATTATCATTATGCAGGCTATGTGAATACATTTAAAGACTTCTTAAAGTATGTGCAAAACGATGCGGAATATATAAATTTGAAAGGCTATAAAAATGATGAAAAATTAAAAGAAGAGATTAGGGATGCTATTAAAGAATTTAACAGTTAAATAAGGTATTATTAACAATGCAATTGATTAATATAATTGACTTTAAGGAGTTTATTCAAAATGGAAAAAGAAATTAAAACAGAATATAAAATGATTAAAGTGAACAAAGAATTACATAAATTACTTAAAATTGAGTCTGTCTCAAGTGGCAAATCAATGCAAAATATAGCTGAAAAAGCTATCAAAAATTATATTCATATTTTAGAATGTATTGAATAAATATTATGAAATATATAGGTGTTGAAGATGGTGATAGTAACATGGTATTTCTGTAAACACCAAATTAACGATAGTATACTGTAATAGGTACTGGTATTAAGTATCTTAATTTCTATTTAACATATTTCAACTTATCGGAAGCTACCTATCATCGTATATTCGGAGATGATATAATATATAGGTCGCCTATCTCTCAGGCGTCAATTCAGACGCAGAGAGGAGGTGCATATCAAATGGTCGAAGCTCTTGTTCACATCACGACCACAGTCATCAGTGGTTGTATTGTTGCGTTATTTACGCATTGGCTACGTACATGTAACAATAAGAAAAAATAGGCGATATTAGCCAACGCCTAAAAATCCCCTCACTATTGCGAGTAGTGAGGGGATTGGTGCATATAATGCACGAAGCTCTTGTTAACTAAATTATAACATTGGTTAGTGGAGAAATGCAAAACTATAGAGTGTGAGGATTTAGATTAGAAATTTTTCTTTTTAAAGACAAATACTACGAGAATTAGGAAAACAATAATATAAACAATATGGTTCTGTTGCAAAGTCCAGAAAGAATAGCTAATTATCTTTGAATATATTTATTTTCTCTTAACTAGCC of Staphylococcus succinus contains these proteins:
- a CDS encoding NADP-dependent oxidoreductase, with amino-acid sequence MRAFEIESYGEADVLQEFNLPLPEITDEEVLIEVENTGISPYDWHVRRGEQEGKIDYPIPLILGWDISGVIRKVGSKVTDLTVGTPVIATQQLDKNGGYAEFVAINQNTVVKKPESLSFEEGATIPINGLTVYQALIKYGEMQHGDKVLIHSGAGAVGIFGIQLAKAKGAYVATTASTHNHEFLKSIGADVTIDYNTERFEDYVHDYDIVLDTQAGETLERSYDVLKPGGRLISIRGQVNKKKAESKGITAYFTWTELNRQDLIEVVNLYGYGVVKAYFEAIFPLSFVREAHKLSENGHSRGKIVINNKS
- a CDS encoding DUF536 domain-containing protein, with protein sequence MKTIKMLADELNVTKQTIVNNAKSLDIIFEKENGVNYINENDCLRIVNKITKKENTPQNKVYNSKEIPNESITKIKNLEDGNLNSSDTLKTKVNELEKQIEIFETRSKNDEKYIENLTKQLDQQNSNVNTLNKLLENQQILALESNKKIQKLENQLEEERQLNYSFDTSTNYKQNVDAQEATYTSDFVNINQDQKEDKESEIQHEDISESQSDERAPKEDILSNSNDKDNDVEEKNEETQPKKGFWSRLFGN
- a CDS encoding replication initiator protein A; this encodes MSNFKKISASEFETLRFYQLPKFLFEDEYFSKMPTEAKVMYALLKDRFELSRLNNWVDSENNIYLLYTNKQLCAILNYAEPKIIKLKKELEKYNLIINERQGLNKPNRIYLLEPTYDKELINFKFQNKENISSGTNESSVQELTNSKSNDTKFNNTDYIETENNDTNDLNDTNNNISTTNNHSNHTNHQNIEFNNDALKFQLLEELPNQIKDYLSNFEIREIRIIKSVLLKGKKSFNNAHDTYYRLEDVEFELVSVLKRFKAMLLQKNETVEAMQGYLMQSIKAELEEIHALNMRRQNMTKYNIFNE
- a CDS encoding VraH family peptide resistance protein, translating into MTIKQIVNDLLNKKWSLEDLFWLILMCVIFSTFTTPFLGIPIGVIAYFFFFYKDDDFDEIAEKYDYQDENKK
- a CDS encoding GNAT family N-acetyltransferase, giving the protein MDVFEKLDVINSAPLDILLLANPSKELLLKHLESGECFVYKNNFEVLGCYILKEINKNRVELLDIAVRENKQGLGIGKKMLSHLFNYVKESGYTEIIVGTGNSSIGQIAFYQKAGFRMFEIDFNFFERNYSENIYENGILCRDMIRFLKRV
- a CDS encoding DUF334 domain-containing protein; protein product: MNFKNYLDKTETKVIKISNQMLAKIDTKHITEDVAKAFRQEKDGMYEDLKGIRMANQEHHEVLNNSLKENQKLNSTFKSSIKSMTHGIGALYFVILLMALVSIVTGPIGNVLGIDNMYSALHHTITHTQSVWGYLWYIAYIVPYILFILVLWACLSLLRLFEK
- a CDS encoding relaxase/mobilization nuclease domain-containing protein, with the translated sequence MATTKISATKSTSRAINYAEKRAEEKSGLNCDIDYAKSAFKASREVYGKTDGNQGHVIIQSFKPGEVTPEQCNALGLELAEKIAPDHQVAIYTHSDTDHVHNHIVINAINLETGKKFNNNKQALKDVRQANDVVCRHHGLSIPNNQAEMRYTQAEQNLIDKGKSSWKNDIRLAVDETQATDMESFQEQLRPKGIIVERVTDKTITYRHIEADKKVRGSKLGDFYDKGGISHGFEAEKQRRRRKYESKSTTPERTPKDQSPHRQPRTTLNWSAFDQSTQTLFNERKRRERTERAEREAREQDDRARAARAKQIESEPTISKRTKGFDLEL
- a CDS encoding plasmid mobilization protein, whose product is MSERKTMTEGNEAVGKNQIPDRKAPKQISFRVSESEYSKLQASAETLNMSVPLFVKNKAQGARLVAPKLDKVTRQSMAKDMGKLGSNLNQIAKALNTYGERANMEQMQQDIAIMREELNHIWQQLK
- a CDS encoding plasmid mobilization protein; translation: MPNQNHKKAKTININLTEAEYEKVKQLAEIRDLNPTAYTRLTALGNRIKPTVVYPADERIDALEKENQDLKKQLMAGYGQYEVTREDFDNLEEQYYHYAGYVNTFKDFLKYVQNDAEYINLKGYKNDEKLKEEIRDAIKEFNS
- a CDS encoding type I toxin-antitoxin system Fst family toxin translates to MVEALVHITTTVISGCIVALFTHWLRTCNNKKK